Proteins from one Sylvia atricapilla isolate bSylAtr1 chromosome 1, bSylAtr1.pri, whole genome shotgun sequence genomic window:
- the LOC136367635 gene encoding myosin regulatory light chain 2, smooth muscle minor isoform isoform X1: MSLAATSPSCADGFAHGFLPPGRAVAAALSGSVCAAAPRRCRLPPPEPTATMSSKRAKTKTTKKRPQRATSNVFAMFDQSQIQEFKEAFNMIDQNRDGFIDKEDLHDMLASLGKNPTDEYLDAMMNEAPGPINFTMFLTMFGEKLNGTDPEDVIRNAFACFDEEATGFIQEDYLRELLTTMGDRFTDEEVDELYREAPIDKKGNFNYIEFTRILKHGAKDKDD, translated from the exons ATGAGCCTCGCCGCCACCTCCCCCTCCTGCGCGGATGGTTTCGCCCACGGCTTCCTTCCGCCCGGCAGGGCGGTGGCCGCTGCTCTCTCCGGAAGTGTCTGTGCAGCCGCTCCCCGCCGGTGCCGCCTCCCGCCGCCAG AACCAACAGCCACCATGTCTAGCAAAAGGGCAAAGACGAAGACCACCAAGAAGCGCCCTCAGCGCGCCACTTCCAATGTCTTTGCGATGTTTGATCAGTCGCAGATCCAGGAATTCAAGGAGGCCTTCAACATGATCGACCAGAACAGGGATGGCTTCATTGACAAAGAGGACTTGCACGACATGCTCGCCTCCCTTG GAAAGAATCCAACGGATGAATACCTGGATGCCATGATGAATGAGGCTCCGGGCCCCATCAACTTCACCATGTTCCTCACCATGTTTGGTGAGAAGTTAAATGGCACCGACCCGGAGGACGTAATCAGGAATGCTTTTGCTTGCTTTGATGAAGAAGCAACAG ggTTCATCCAGGAAGACTACCTGCGGGAGCTGCTGACCACCATGGGGGACAGGTTCACGGATGAAGAGGTGGATGAGCTCTACAGAGAGGCCCCCATCGACAAAAAGGGCAACTTCAACTACATCGAATTCACGCGCATCCTGAAACATGGAGCAAAAGACAAGGATGACTGA
- the LOC136367635 gene encoding myosin regulatory light chain 2, smooth muscle minor isoform isoform X2 → MSSKRAKTKTTKKRPQRATSNVFAMFDQSQIQEFKEAFNMIDQNRDGFIDKEDLHDMLASLGKNPTDEYLDAMMNEAPGPINFTMFLTMFGEKLNGTDPEDVIRNAFACFDEEATGFIQEDYLRELLTTMGDRFTDEEVDELYREAPIDKKGNFNYIEFTRILKHGAKDKDD, encoded by the exons ATGTCTAGCAAAAGGGCAAAGACGAAGACCACCAAGAAGCGCCCTCAGCGCGCCACTTCCAATGTCTTTGCGATGTTTGATCAGTCGCAGATCCAGGAATTCAAGGAGGCCTTCAACATGATCGACCAGAACAGGGATGGCTTCATTGACAAAGAGGACTTGCACGACATGCTCGCCTCCCTTG GAAAGAATCCAACGGATGAATACCTGGATGCCATGATGAATGAGGCTCCGGGCCCCATCAACTTCACCATGTTCCTCACCATGTTTGGTGAGAAGTTAAATGGCACCGACCCGGAGGACGTAATCAGGAATGCTTTTGCTTGCTTTGATGAAGAAGCAACAG ggTTCATCCAGGAAGACTACCTGCGGGAGCTGCTGACCACCATGGGGGACAGGTTCACGGATGAAGAGGTGGATGAGCTCTACAGAGAGGCCCCCATCGACAAAAAGGGCAACTTCAACTACATCGAATTCACGCGCATCCTGAAACATGGAGCAAAAGACAAGGATGACTGA